In Paenibacillus kyungheensis, the following are encoded in one genomic region:
- a CDS encoding SDR family oxidoreductase: MRVFVTGANGFIGSAVVQELIQAGHEVTGLVRSTEAARKLTAIGAKAQQGNVESIEDLRKGVAHADGVIHTAFFHKFSHARLSTRVKIVLGGNPRHAGSRFMAMATETDRRAIETLGKALSGEDRSLVMAFPTMALKAGYVATEKDPSDPQSVGGGRILSEKTTLTLADQGVRSSVIRIAPLVHGIGDKSGLLPTLINIARKKGVSAYVEDGANRWPAVHQLDVARLFRLALEQATAGSTFHAVGEEGIPFREIATAIGRYLNVPVSSIKKEQASAHFGWLGGFVSVDNVVSSALTQSQLGWTNNHPSLFTDMENGHYFK, translated from the coding sequence ATGCGAGTATTTGTCACAGGAGCGAATGGTTTTATAGGAAGTGCTGTGGTTCAAGAGTTAATTCAAGCCGGTCATGAAGTAACAGGTCTGGTACGTTCCACAGAAGCTGCTCGCAAACTTACAGCGATTGGAGCCAAAGCGCAACAAGGCAATGTAGAAAGTATCGAAGATTTACGTAAAGGAGTAGCCCATGCAGATGGAGTGATCCATACCGCTTTTTTTCATAAATTTTCGCATGCTCGCTTATCTACACGTGTAAAGATTGTATTAGGTGGTAATCCTCGTCATGCTGGATCTAGATTTATGGCAATGGCTACTGAAACGGATCGACGTGCGATTGAAACGCTTGGAAAAGCTCTTTCGGGCGAAGATCGTTCACTTGTGATGGCGTTCCCAACTATGGCACTAAAAGCTGGTTATGTAGCAACCGAAAAGGATCCGTCCGATCCTCAATCAGTAGGAGGCGGACGGATCCTTTCAGAGAAAACAACGCTAACACTCGCAGATCAAGGAGTTCGCTCTTCTGTTATTCGTATAGCCCCACTTGTACACGGCATCGGCGATAAAAGCGGTTTATTACCGACTTTGATTAACATTGCTCGCAAAAAGGGCGTATCGGCTTATGTAGAAGACGGAGCTAATCGATGGCCAGCAGTACATCAATTAGACGTAGCACGCCTATTTAGACTGGCTTTGGAACAAGCTACGGCAGGCTCTACCTTCCATGCAGTCGGAGAAGAAGGAATACCTTTTCGTGAGATTGCTACTGCGATCGGTCGTTATCTAAATGTACCTGTATCAAGTATCAAAAAAGAACAAGCCAGTGCCCATTTTGGATGGTTAGGTGGTTTTGTATCTGTCGATAATGTTGTTTCAAGTGCATTAACACAGTCACAATTAGGATGGACAAACAATCATCCATCTTTATTTACTGATATGGAGAACGGTCATTATTTTAAATAG
- a CDS encoding macrolide family glycosyltransferase: MLRILIVNFPAEGHVNPTLGITHAFTSRGDEVHYITTEKFRDRLEAVGAIVHVHTDLLRNASIRIGSPNGINEFLNIHIQTSLHILALTEQLSQTMQFDFVFYDKFGAGELVRDFLNIPGISSSPSFLISNDQMTKRIFPSQMDTTSQVSENIQAGLSLMKEKYNVMPKEMGQFMNNNGDLNIVYTSKYFQRNGDQFGDEHLFIGPSFPKRTENTSFPLHLLKDQKVLYISMGTILDHTEQFFNTCIEAFTDFNGIVVIATGEKVDFTKINPAPEHIMILPYVPQLEVLQHTDVFITHGGMNSVNEGIHFNVPLVVLPQDKDQPMVAQRLTELQAGYRITKDQINVQSLQEAVQEVLSNPQYKKGVQNINESFQHTGGPQEALDRIDAYLHNR; this comes from the coding sequence ATGTTACGTATTCTAATTGTTAATTTTCCCGCAGAAGGTCATGTGAATCCAACACTTGGGATCACTCATGCTTTTACATCACGTGGCGATGAGGTTCACTATATTACGACCGAGAAGTTCAGAGATAGATTAGAAGCTGTTGGAGCGATTGTTCACGTTCATACTGATCTGCTTAGAAATGCTTCGATCCGTATAGGTAGCCCCAATGGAATAAATGAATTTTTAAACATTCATATTCAAACTTCATTACACATTTTAGCGTTAACCGAACAGCTATCACAAACAATGCAATTTGATTTTGTATTTTATGATAAGTTCGGGGCCGGTGAGTTAGTTCGAGATTTCCTGAATATTCCGGGTATTTCCTCGTCTCCATCTTTTTTGATATCTAATGATCAGATGACTAAACGAATTTTTCCAAGTCAAATGGACACTACTTCTCAGGTTTCCGAGAATATTCAAGCTGGACTATCACTAATGAAAGAGAAATACAACGTTATGCCTAAAGAAATGGGTCAATTTATGAATAATAACGGTGATCTAAATATTGTTTATACAAGTAAATACTTTCAACGCAATGGTGATCAGTTTGGCGATGAACATCTTTTTATTGGACCTAGTTTTCCAAAACGTACTGAAAATACGTCATTTCCACTTCATCTTCTTAAAGATCAAAAAGTACTATACATTTCAATGGGAACCATTCTGGATCACACCGAACAATTCTTTAATACTTGTATCGAAGCTTTTACAGACTTTAACGGTATTGTAGTTATTGCTACAGGTGAAAAAGTTGACTTTACGAAGATCAACCCGGCTCCTGAACATATCATGATTTTACCTTATGTTCCTCAGTTAGAGGTGTTACAGCATACCGATGTATTTATTACTCATGGCGGTATGAACAGCGTCAATGAAGGCATCCATTTCAATGTGCCTTTAGTCGTTTTGCCACAAGACAAAGATCAGCCAATGGTCGCTCAGCGCTTAACTGAACTGCAAGCAGGCTATCGTATTACCAAAGATCAGATCAATGTACAATCACTTCAAGAAGCGGTACAAGAAGTGTTGTCTAATCCACAATACAAAAAAGGTGTACAGAACATTAATGAAAGCTTCCAACACACAGGCGGGCCACAAGAAGCATTAGATCGCATCGATGCTTATCTTCATAACAGATAA
- a CDS encoding winged helix-turn-helix transcriptional regulator: MKVCKDGFQKEFINDQTDMYTIAFTQNILSGRWKYFILWYLKGHTRRYSDIKAFLGDLSQGSLSKQLRELEKDGVIKRKVYPVVPPKVEYSLTDKGTALMPVLDAMNSFGKTFGEQADIIRE, translated from the coding sequence ATGAAAGTGTGTAAAGACGGATTTCAAAAAGAATTTATTAATGATCAGACAGATATGTATACCATCGCTTTTACGCAAAATATTTTATCTGGACGATGGAAATATTTTATTTTGTGGTATTTAAAAGGACATACGCGCCGGTATTCAGATATCAAAGCGTTTCTAGGTGATCTTTCGCAAGGTTCTTTAAGCAAACAACTACGTGAATTAGAAAAAGATGGCGTAATCAAACGCAAAGTATATCCTGTAGTTCCACCCAAAGTCGAATATTCACTGACTGATAAAGGAACAGCGCTTATGCCTGTACTGGATGCGATGAATAGCTTTGGCAAAACGTTTGGTGAACAAGCAGATATTATAAGAGAATAA
- the nfsA gene encoding oxygen-insensitive NADPH nitroreductase yields MNQTLELLHNHSSVRSYTNQPLTEEQLDAIFQATIQTSSFSLLQAVSIIRVTDPELRQQAMELCGHQPYIGQAAEFWVFCSDFHRNHEIAPEVDIEYIEFLTIGLVDAGLMAQNALTAAESMGLGGVYIGGVKLNIEKLSEALQLPKYVIPVVGLCIGVPAEEKAELKPRLPKSMVLFENKYQPLDKEELSTYDNTMKKYYEDRPIRAPFTVKTVKGWSDHIHDHLQRSILPDMMSYMNKMGYAKK; encoded by the coding sequence TTGAATCAAACATTAGAATTGCTTCACAACCATTCATCGGTGCGTTCGTACACTAATCAACCATTAACCGAGGAACAACTAGATGCTATTTTCCAGGCAACTATTCAAACATCGTCATTTAGCTTGTTACAGGCTGTTTCTATTATTCGGGTTACAGATCCAGAGCTTCGCCAACAAGCAATGGAACTTTGTGGTCATCAGCCTTATATCGGGCAAGCAGCCGAGTTTTGGGTTTTCTGTTCAGACTTTCATCGGAATCATGAAATAGCTCCTGAAGTAGATATAGAATATATTGAATTTCTAACGATTGGTTTAGTAGATGCTGGACTTATGGCGCAAAATGCTTTGACAGCAGCCGAATCTATGGGGCTTGGTGGCGTATATATTGGCGGTGTCAAACTCAATATCGAGAAATTATCGGAAGCTTTGCAATTACCTAAATACGTTATTCCAGTAGTAGGATTGTGTATTGGTGTTCCAGCAGAAGAGAAAGCAGAACTCAAACCACGCTTACCGAAATCTATGGTGTTATTTGAAAATAAATACCAACCATTAGACAAAGAAGAACTATCTACTTATGATAACACAATGAAAAAATACTATGAAGATCGTCCGATCAGAGCGCCTTTCACTGTAAAAACGGTTAAAGGATGGAGCGATCATATTCATGATCATCTACAACGAAGTATTCTGCCTGATATGATGAGTTATATGAATAAAATGGGGTATGCTAAAAAGTAA
- a CDS encoding Gfo/Idh/MocA family protein, giving the protein MTKKIKVGIIGGSVNNGWANSTHIPAVQHLEEYELTAVATSNKESATKSAEAFKATHGFDQIEELVQHPDVDMVVVSINVKEHYHAVKASIPSGKPIYSEWPLGSTTEEAIEMQQWVAEHQIPTAIGLQARQAPAIKYVKDLLKEGYVGKVLSAQLRVSMEGMGGTADQSTAYLFDRTSGGNLLTIVGGHNIDAFTYMVGDFAELSATTAQQYTQVALVDTQQMIEKTTDDQILVTGKLKNGAAASIHIQGGVKHQKGVTLEIFGDQGTIVLYAPKTIQFGAHELLGANSADAELQELTVPDDYYSVPDSLRDDTPVLNIAQVYRAFAQDLQEGTSLTSNFADAVKVHQLIDAIQKSAQTGERQYL; this is encoded by the coding sequence ATGACTAAAAAGATCAAAGTAGGTATTATCGGTGGATCAGTAAATAACGGGTGGGCAAATAGTACACATATTCCCGCAGTTCAGCATTTGGAAGAGTATGAGTTAACAGCCGTAGCTACAAGTAACAAAGAAAGTGCAACCAAAAGTGCTGAAGCTTTTAAAGCTACTCATGGTTTTGATCAAATTGAAGAGTTAGTACAACATCCTGATGTAGATATGGTAGTTGTCAGTATTAATGTAAAAGAGCATTATCATGCGGTCAAAGCTAGTATTCCTTCTGGAAAGCCTATTTATAGCGAATGGCCGTTAGGATCAACTACAGAAGAAGCTATTGAAATGCAACAATGGGTAGCAGAGCATCAGATTCCAACTGCAATCGGATTACAAGCAAGACAAGCTCCTGCGATTAAGTATGTCAAAGATTTGTTGAAAGAAGGATATGTAGGAAAAGTGTTGTCTGCTCAATTGAGAGTATCTATGGAAGGTATGGGCGGTACAGCTGACCAATCAACTGCTTATTTGTTCGATCGTACATCTGGCGGAAATTTGCTAACTATCGTGGGTGGACATAATATAGATGCGTTTACTTATATGGTTGGCGATTTTGCAGAACTTTCCGCTACAACAGCACAACAATACACTCAAGTAGCGTTAGTAGATACTCAACAAATGATTGAGAAAACAACAGATGATCAAATTCTGGTTACTGGTAAATTAAAAAATGGAGCAGCAGCGAGTATTCATATTCAAGGAGGAGTGAAGCATCAAAAAGGCGTGACTCTTGAAATCTTTGGTGATCAAGGGACGATTGTTCTATATGCGCCTAAAACGATTCAATTTGGAGCACATGAATTATTAGGAGCCAATTCTGCTGATGCCGAGCTACAAGAGTTAACAGTTCCTGATGACTATTATTCTGTACCGGATTCTCTGCGAGATGATACTCCAGTGCTAAATATCGCTCAAGTGTATCGTGCATTTGCTCAAGATCTTCAAGAAGGAACATCGTTGACATCGAATTTTGCAGATGCAGTCAAAGTACATCAATTAATCGATGCGATACAAAAATCTGCACAAACAGGTGAACGTCAGTATCTTTAA
- a CDS encoding response regulator transcription factor, translating into MRKILIIEDDEAIASIERDYLEINHFAVEIADNGLTGAEKALSEPYDLILLDLMLPGEDGFSVCRRLREKLDIPILMVTAKQEDIDKIRGLGLGADDYIVKPFSPNELVARVKSNLAQYDRIKGKPDLHGNSHIEIGSFVINMQAHRVYLNGKELELKKKEFDLLHFLIVNANNVFSKETLYERIWGFESIGDNATVAVHINRLREKTEEDPSNPRYIQTVWGVGYRFQP; encoded by the coding sequence ATGAGAAAAATACTAATTATAGAAGATGATGAAGCGATTGCATCGATTGAACGGGATTATCTCGAAATCAATCACTTTGCAGTGGAGATAGCCGATAATGGACTTACCGGTGCAGAAAAAGCATTATCTGAACCTTACGATCTGATTTTGCTGGATCTTATGTTACCGGGTGAAGATGGATTCTCTGTATGTCGCCGTTTGCGTGAAAAGCTAGATATTCCTATTCTTATGGTTACTGCCAAGCAAGAAGATATTGATAAGATTCGCGGATTAGGGTTAGGTGCGGATGACTATATTGTCAAACCCTTTTCTCCTAATGAATTAGTAGCGCGAGTAAAGTCCAATCTAGCTCAATATGATCGGATAAAAGGAAAACCTGATCTTCATGGGAATAGTCATATTGAAATAGGTTCTTTTGTGATTAATATGCAAGCTCACCGGGTCTATCTAAACGGCAAAGAACTAGAGTTAAAGAAAAAAGAATTTGATCTGCTCCACTTTCTGATCGTGAATGCTAACAATGTATTCAGTAAAGAAACGTTATATGAGCGTATATGGGGTTTTGAATCGATTGGTGATAATGCGACTGTAGCTGTTCATATCAATCGACTACGTGAAAAAACAGAAGAAGATCCTAGTAATCCTCGCTATATTCAGACAGTATGGGGTGTAGGCTATCGCTTTCAACCTTGA
- a CDS encoding sensor histidine kinase produces MTIKQRLIISNILMIVIPVLISAIIIGAGQYLSYQYWKTKYDNESSIYDVPEKITSVATELIQHPQKQKTNEKQQLEDYLQKHSMRLTVHDYNTRTPLLNMGKLTIDANNKMMTAIWSLNGEGSIYLAEEDVYSKKVTVNDQTYVISTFDSFHENATNDDSYYSRYQMLITLFMILFGIGIIVTIFFTNRFLTYFVFKRISQPLNTLVAGVQQIRDGNLDTRIQYESKDEFAAICHDFNDMALQLKQSMQLIQRQEESRKELLASISHDLRSPLTSIRAYSEGLLDGVANTPEAQHKYITMIQTKARDIDRMVAKIFLFSKMDLGNYPYDPELLDVNYELESLVKATAEEYRSKGLYITTSFSHQKSRIFADQLQLDSVFTNIVENSLKYKHKERGWVHIETNVDDDQITICITDDGPGVPDQSLPQLFDLFYRSDPSRNNPNKGSGLGLAITAKAVERMGGTIRAMHAPSGGLQIKIQLPLINQEEVQ; encoded by the coding sequence ATGACTATTAAACAACGCCTGATCATTTCTAACATTTTGATGATTGTCATACCTGTACTAATTTCAGCGATTATTATCGGAGCCGGACAATATTTATCTTACCAGTATTGGAAAACGAAATACGATAATGAAAGCTCTATCTACGATGTACCGGAGAAAATCACTTCTGTTGCGACAGAACTTATTCAACATCCTCAAAAGCAAAAAACAAATGAAAAACAGCAACTAGAAGATTATTTGCAAAAGCATTCAATGAGACTGACAGTGCACGATTATAATACGCGTACACCTCTGTTAAATATGGGGAAACTGACGATCGATGCTAATAATAAAATGATGACAGCGATCTGGTCTTTGAACGGAGAAGGGAGTATCTACCTTGCTGAAGAAGATGTGTATAGCAAAAAAGTAACTGTAAATGATCAAACGTATGTCATTTCAACATTTGATTCGTTTCATGAAAATGCTACAAACGATGATAGTTACTATAGCCGATATCAGATGTTAATTACGCTGTTTATGATCTTATTTGGCATTGGGATTATTGTCACTATCTTTTTTACTAATCGCTTTCTGACTTATTTTGTGTTCAAGCGAATCAGTCAACCGCTCAATACATTAGTAGCAGGTGTTCAGCAGATTCGGGATGGTAACTTAGATACACGTATTCAATATGAGAGCAAAGATGAATTTGCAGCGATCTGTCATGATTTTAATGATATGGCATTGCAGTTAAAACAATCGATGCAATTAATTCAGCGTCAAGAAGAAAGCCGTAAAGAACTACTAGCTAGTATCTCACACGATCTACGCTCTCCACTCACTTCGATTCGTGCTTATTCAGAAGGGCTTCTCGATGGAGTGGCTAATACACCGGAAGCTCAACATAAGTACATTACTATGATACAGACCAAAGCAAGAGATATTGACCGGATGGTTGCCAAAATCTTTCTATTTTCCAAAATGGATCTAGGTAATTATCCATACGATCCTGAACTGCTAGATGTGAACTATGAATTAGAATCACTTGTTAAAGCAACAGCTGAAGAATATCGTAGTAAAGGTCTGTATATCACCACGTCATTTTCACATCAGAAATCCAGAATTTTTGCAGATCAATTGCAGTTAGATAGCGTATTTACCAATATCGTCGAAAATAGCTTAAAGTACAAGCACAAAGAGCGCGGATGGGTTCATATAGAGACCAATGTAGATGATGATCAGATCACTATTTGTATCACCGACGATGGCCCCGGTGTTCCTGATCAGTCATTGCCTCAACTGTTTGATTTATTTTATCGTAGTGATCCTTCGCGTAATAATCCTAATAAAGGTAGCGGGCTTGGCTTAGCGATCACTGCCAAAGCTGTGGAGCGCATGGGTGGAACGATTCGGGCAATGCATGCACCTTCAGGCGGTTTGCAGATTAAGATTCAGCTTCCATTGATTAATCAGGAGGAAGTACAATGA
- a CDS encoding ABC transporter permease produces MIFFQSVRMALLSVISNKIRSFLTMLGIIIGVSSVILVVSVGMSFNGQISDQFGDMGTNLLSVNVMGRGVTSSLTYEEVIAYNQLKGVSGVSPTLSGNVTAKNRNNNVDVSLEGVTPAYEHVKDFHVQSGRFVLNIDSQYRQKIAVIGSSTATTLFGTENPVGHDIRLNGETFKIVGLLQSKGSSLMGSNDEKILIPLATAERFLQTKGIQTFEVKTVTEQDIPTVKALLAASLEQKFKDPSAYDIFDAQEMIKSMEKTNALMSASLAGIAGISLIVGGIGIMNIMIVSVNERTREIGIRKAIGAKKSNILIQFMIESIFLSTLGGLLGIGVGLGLVWVAGKFTPFPIQYAWNMVTISFAFSFVIGVIFGIIPANKAARLRPIYALRTD; encoded by the coding sequence ATGATCTTTTTTCAAAGTGTACGTATGGCATTACTTAGTGTAATCAGCAATAAAATCCGCTCTTTTTTGACGATGTTAGGCATTATTATTGGAGTGTCTTCGGTCATTCTAGTCGTCTCTGTGGGTATGAGCTTTAACGGGCAGATTAGTGATCAATTTGGAGATATGGGCACCAATCTACTATCTGTTAATGTGATGGGACGCGGAGTGACCAGTTCACTGACATATGAGGAAGTCATTGCTTATAACCAGTTAAAAGGTGTATCCGGTGTATCCCCTACCCTTTCAGGCAATGTCACTGCCAAAAATCGTAATAACAATGTCGATGTTTCCTTAGAAGGTGTAACTCCTGCGTATGAGCATGTCAAAGACTTTCATGTACAATCTGGACGATTTGTTCTTAATATCGATAGTCAGTACCGGCAAAAAATAGCTGTGATCGGCTCATCTACTGCTACCACTTTATTTGGCACTGAAAATCCAGTCGGACATGATATACGTCTTAATGGCGAAACTTTCAAAATCGTAGGTTTGTTGCAAAGTAAAGGTTCAAGCTTAATGGGTTCCAATGATGAGAAAATTTTAATTCCACTCGCTACCGCAGAACGCTTTTTACAGACAAAAGGTATTCAGACGTTTGAAGTCAAAACTGTGACCGAACAGGATATCCCTACTGTCAAAGCCCTACTTGCAGCTAGCCTTGAACAGAAATTCAAAGATCCTTCAGCATACGATATATTTGATGCTCAAGAAATGATCAAATCTATGGAAAAAACCAATGCATTGATGTCAGCATCTCTAGCAGGGATCGCAGGGATTTCACTGATTGTAGGTGGAATCGGCATTATGAATATTATGATTGTATCGGTAAATGAACGGACGCGTGAGATCGGTATTCGCAAAGCGATTGGTGCTAAAAAGAGTAATATTTTGATCCAATTTATGATCGAATCGATATTTCTCAGTACACTTGGAGGATTGCTTGGTATCGGGGTAGGACTTGGATTGGTCTGGGTGGCGGGTAAATTTACACCGTTTCCGATTCAATATGCATGGAATATGGTTACGATCTCATTTGCATTTTCATTTGTGATCGGTGTTATATTCGGAATTATTCCTGCCAATAAAGCTGCACGATTACGACCTATTTATGCGCTTCGTACAGATTAA
- a CDS encoding ABC transporter ATP-binding protein: MNKEPLIQISHMNHGYMMAGQQMPILQDISMTVNHGEFVAIIGPSGSGKSTLMNMIGCLDLPNSGEYILDGQNVRKTSDNRLAKIRNEKIGFIFQSFNLLPKLSAIENVELPLIYRGLSYRERKKRASQALEQVGLHERMYHRPNQLSGGQQQRVAIARALAGDPPLLLADEPTGALDTNTGKEVMQMIKSLNEQGHTIILITHDLDIADQAKRVIRIQNGVLTEDRRNE, from the coding sequence ATGAATAAGGAGCCGCTTATACAGATCAGTCATATGAATCATGGTTATATGATGGCAGGACAGCAGATGCCTATTTTGCAAGATATCTCTATGACGGTGAATCATGGTGAATTTGTAGCGATTATTGGTCCTTCGGGATCAGGCAAGTCTACTTTGATGAATATGATAGGCTGCTTGGATCTGCCTAATAGCGGAGAGTATATATTGGATGGTCAAAATGTACGCAAAACATCTGATAATCGCCTTGCCAAAATTCGTAACGAAAAAATCGGTTTTATTTTTCAAAGTTTTAATCTATTGCCCAAATTATCAGCGATCGAAAATGTAGAGCTTCCTTTGATCTATCGTGGATTGTCTTATCGAGAACGTAAAAAAAGAGCAAGTCAGGCGTTAGAACAAGTAGGATTACATGAACGGATGTATCATCGTCCTAATCAATTATCCGGCGGACAACAGCAACGTGTCGCAATAGCACGTGCTCTTGCTGGTGATCCGCCTTTATTGCTAGCAGATGAACCGACAGGTGCTTTGGATACGAATACAGGGAAAGAAGTCATGCAGATGATCAAAAGTCTGAATGAACAAGGACATACGATCATTTTGATTACCCATGATCTGGATATCGCCGATCAAGCCAAACGTGTTATTCGTATTCAAAATGGCGTTTTGACAGAAGATCGGAGGAATGAGTAA
- a CDS encoding efflux RND transporter periplasmic adaptor subunit — translation MKSKKRIWITIAIIVVLAVAGATAYILWPKAQDELVVEPTPSVPVQKGEITVLIKGAGSIKATSQTLVYADHEGNINQVNGKLNTRVQKGQVLFNYKNKDNSKDITQQTNTLKQQQSDLQDKQEQYKQLVMNNATPTELDTARLAIEKGKDDITVTETEIARLQKDQAAPAPLLSPISGTITKMSVAPGGAVSSGAEAFTIIDYQDLSATIQVDELDVLKIHDGLKATLQLDALPGKTYTGKVSMIANEGSIKNGVSTFAVTIHLDQPGEIKAGMSTQATILVEQKKNILVVPIESVIQQGDQYVVQKARVSAGTQNAQPDATTEQKVTIGIHDDSQIEIKSGLKEGDLIVIPSSDMSGLGTSSPDSSMSGAGGLDDSSSTTASDSGSTDSNATDSSTSTDNSNTTDTNTSTSSDSSSTGGGTP, via the coding sequence ATGAAAAGTAAAAAACGAATCTGGATCACTATAGCTATTATTGTCGTATTAGCCGTTGCCGGAGCAACCGCCTATATTCTCTGGCCTAAAGCACAAGATGAATTGGTTGTTGAACCTACCCCTTCTGTTCCTGTACAAAAAGGAGAAATTACGGTATTGATCAAAGGGGCTGGTTCGATCAAAGCCACAAGCCAGACGCTTGTCTATGCCGATCATGAAGGAAATATTAATCAAGTAAACGGCAAATTAAATACACGTGTTCAAAAAGGACAGGTCTTGTTCAACTATAAAAATAAAGATAATTCCAAAGATATCACTCAACAAACCAACACCCTGAAGCAACAACAAAGCGATCTTCAAGATAAGCAAGAACAATACAAACAGCTAGTTATGAATAATGCGACTCCAACTGAATTAGATACGGCTCGTCTAGCGATAGAAAAAGGTAAAGACGATATCACTGTTACTGAAACAGAAATCGCGCGTTTACAAAAAGATCAAGCAGCTCCTGCTCCGCTGCTCTCTCCAATCAGTGGAACAATCACTAAGATGAGTGTCGCTCCCGGCGGAGCAGTCAGTAGTGGCGCAGAAGCATTTACTATTATTGATTATCAAGATTTGAGCGCTACAATTCAGGTCGATGAATTAGATGTTCTTAAAATTCACGACGGATTGAAAGCTACACTTCAGCTAGATGCACTACCCGGCAAAACGTATACTGGCAAAGTCTCAATGATCGCAAATGAAGGTTCGATCAAAAATGGTGTTTCTACTTTTGCTGTAACGATTCATTTGGATCAACCGGGCGAGATCAAAGCAGGTATGTCCACACAGGCTACGATTTTGGTTGAACAGAAAAAAAATATTCTTGTAGTACCTATCGAATCGGTTATTCAACAAGGTGATCAATATGTAGTTCAAAAAGCGAGAGTATCAGCAGGTACACAAAATGCGCAACCTGATGCTACGACCGAACAGAAAGTAACGATTGGGATTCATGATGATAGTCAGATTGAGATTAAAAGTGGTCTAAAAGAAGGCGATCTAATCGTGATCCCATCCAGTGATATGAGCGGGCTTGGTACCTCTTCACCAGATAGCAGTATGTCTGGTGCAGGTGGCTTGGATGACAGTAGTTCGACGACAGCTTCAGATAGTGGTTCAACTGACAGTAATGCAACAGACAGCAGTACTTCAACAGATAATAGTAATACTACCGATACAAATACGAGTACATCTAGCGATAGCTCCTCTACAGGTGGTGGCACTCCATGA
- a CDS encoding TetR/AcrR family transcriptional regulator — MSQIDRRVRKSQKAIKLAMIDLMIEKKFDQITIQDIADQADVSRRTIYLHYTDKFDLLDKLIQEHIEEMRDICNSQDMNDSYVESGLLWFEYFESQYSFFSAMLASKGSSFFRTRFLAFFLQELEQGILDQKKQLLTEEDYVDIQFLGAAILGIVEWWIKHEKPHPPAFMAKRLGLLLERHLEVDVYDRPSL; from the coding sequence ATGTCGCAAATAGATCGAAGAGTACGGAAATCACAAAAAGCGATCAAATTGGCTATGATTGATCTCATGATCGAGAAAAAGTTTGATCAGATTACGATCCAAGATATTGCTGATCAAGCAGATGTTAGCCGAAGAACGATTTATCTTCACTATACAGACAAGTTTGATTTACTAGATAAGCTTATTCAAGAGCATATTGAAGAAATGAGAGACATTTGCAATTCACAAGACATGAATGATAGTTATGTAGAATCTGGATTGTTGTGGTTCGAATATTTTGAAAGTCAGTATTCATTTTTCTCTGCAATGCTAGCCAGTAAAGGAAGTTCTTTTTTTCGTACACGATTTCTAGCATTTTTTCTTCAAGAGTTAGAACAAGGAATACTGGATCAAAAGAAACAACTATTAACTGAAGAAGATTATGTAGATATTCAGTTTTTAGGAGCAGCGATTTTAGGAATAGTCGAATGGTGGATCAAGCATGAGAAACCTCACCCTCCTGCTTTTATGGCTAAGCGATTAGGATTATTACTTGAACGTCATCTTGAGGTAGATGTATATGATCGTCCCAGTTTATAA